From the genome of Pseudomonadota bacterium:
CACGGTCCCCTCGCCGACGATCCCGGCGAGGTTTGCGGCCGCGATCTCCGCGAGGTTGCCCGCCTCGAACGCGCGGCGTATCGAGCCCCTGGCGTCGGTCACGTCGACGAAGGCGGCGATCCCCCTCTCCGCCATCTCCCTCTTCAAGAGGGCGACGGCGGAGTCGTAGAGGCGGGCGGCCTCCCCCTCGATCCGTTCGTTGAGGCTGGTGTCGAACTCCCAGGCCACCCTGTCCGCGATCTCGCGCGCCTGCCTTCCCCCCTCCGCGCCCAGAGCGCCGCCCAGGAGGTCCTGCTCGACGACCCTTCGCACCTCGGCGGGAAGTCGCTCCCTGATGCGCTCCCTGATGTCGGCCCGGACCGCGGCAACGAGCTGTGCGTCCTGCCTGAAGAGCCCCGCGAGATCGAATTTGAGCCCTCCTCCTCCGCTCTCATTCATCGCGCGGGCGAGCGCGTCGCATATCCAGTCGGTCCCCTCTTTCGAGATCGCACTCCTCAGCCCCTCTCGCGCGCGCCCCTCGACGAACCCCGCCACCCCGTCGAGCGAGAGGGAGCGGGAGATGCCCTCCGCGCCCGAGGCCCATTCGATCCCCGGCCTTTGGACCGCGGGCGAAACCGAGAGCGGGAAAGCGACGAGGATGAGGGCGCAGATTGCGATTTTTCTGTTCATGCCCACGCTGCAGAGCACGAACCATGCCAATTGAACGGTCCATCAAAACGGGGGTTAAGGGGTGTTATCGAAAAATCGGATCGAGGGGGGTGCTGCGATTCGCTGCACCCCTGCCGAAAACGCTGCACCTAGCGGCAGACGATGGAGGCCCTTTCGTCGAAGATTGCCCTGCACCTGGCCGAGGCGCCGGACGCGAGCGAAACCCTCCCCTTCAGGGAGCGGCCGGTGGGCGGATGGAAGACCTCGACCGTGTGCTCGCCCGGGCTAACCGGGAGCGAGGCCAGGGGCGCCTCGCGCCTCTTCGCGTACCCAGGGACGGTGACCAGGCCCCAGGGCCGGGCCGATACGGAGATCGTCGCCCTGGAGGAGCGTCTGAGCCTGAAGCTCTTCACGAAGGCCGCGGACTCGGGCCCGATGAAGAACCCCTCCGACACCGGCTCGTGGCCGTCGAGCGAGAGCTCCACCCTGCCGCTCACGCCGTTTGAGATGTCTATGCCCCCCGCGGTGAACGGGGTTCTGATCGGCTGCCAGGCGCCGTCGATCATGAGCCTCCCTGCGGCGCCGGACGGCACGCTGTCTATGGCCACCATGCCCTCTACAGGGGGGGGCGATGACGCCTGTCCGCTCACCGCGGGCAGCGGTCCTGTCGCCGCGCCTGCTTCGCCCGCCGCGGCGTCCATCGCGCGCGGCATGGGCGCAAAGGCGGTCGTCGCCGCGAGCAGGGCCACCATCGCCACCGCCCTCCACGCGCAGCCGGGGGCGTTCCAGCGAAAATTCACCACATGCGGGGCGATCGAATCGATCCTGCGCGTGGGCTCGCCCTCCTGCCTGAACGTGGACCGGCTCCGCTCGCGCGCTATCTCCTCGGGGAAGAGCTCCGCCAGGTACGCGGCGAGGTCGAGGCTCGACCCGATCTCGCCCAGGGCGCGCGAGGCGGCGCGGACAGCGGCGAGCATCTCGCCCGCGCTCTGGTATCTCCCTTCGGGGGCCTTTGCCAGGGCGAGCGTGATGAGCGCGCGCAGCTCCGGCGGGAGGCCGTCGATCGCTGAGAGGTCGAACTCGGCCCTCGCCACCCCCTGCAGCGTCTCGTACTCGCACCTGTTTGAGAACAGCCTTCGTCCTGCCAGCATCTCGAAGAGCACTATCCCCGCGGCGAAGAGGTCGCTGCGCGCGTCGATGGGCTCCCCGCGCGCCTGCTCGGGCGACATGTAGGAGTACTTGCCCCTGATCTGGCCCGCGTCGGTGCGCTCGGTGCGGTGAAGGCCCTTGGCTATGCCGAAGTCGGTCACCTTCACCTCGCCGCTCCACGACAGCAGGATATTGGAGGGCGACACGTCGCGGTGAACGATCCCCAGCGGCCTGCCGTCCGCGTCGGCGCAGCGGTGCGCGAAGTCGAGCGCCATGAGGACCTGCTCCGCCACATAGAGGGCGTGCCCGGGCGGCATGGGGGAGCGGTCGCGGACGAGCCTGCCTATGAGGCGCGCGCAGTCGATGCCGTGCACGAACTCCATGGCGATGAAGGGCGAGCCGCCCTCGGAGCCCAGCTCCTGCACCTGCACGATCGACTGGTGCGGCAGCAGGCACAGCACCCTCGCCTCGTCCTTGAGCATCCTCGCAAGCTCGCCGTTCTCAAACCAGGAAGGGAGGAGCCGCTTTATGGCGACCGTCTTGGAGAAGCCGTCGCCCGCCTCGAGCTGCGCCCTGTATATCTCGGCGGTGCCGCCGCTGGCGATCTTCTCGACCAGCCTGTAGCGGCCGAACCTGCAGGGGAGATCCATGCCAACCAGGCAAGCAAACCACGTGCCAGATCGGGCAGGCCTGAAATACAGGCTTTTGTACGATCAGCATCACGGGCGCCTGTTCCATCGTGTGGACCCCCTGTTCGTCAGGCGGGACACGGGATCGAAATCCGGCATGCCCGGGGCTGAGGACACGGGACTCGGCGAGGGGAAGAAAGTCCCCGGATCCTGCCCCTGCTTCCTGAAAATATCCAATGATATCAATGTATTAAATTGGCCCGCTTCTTGCTTATAAAGTAAGCATACAGAGGGGGACAGATGAGACGGAAATCAGGATATCTCGCGTTCTTGACCGCAGCGGCCCTTTTCCTTTCAGTCTGCGGCTGCAACTCGGCCGGCCCAGGCCACGCGGAGGAGACTTCGATCCGGCTCGCCAAGAACATGGTCCTCAAGAGGGGATGGAGCGAGCTGCCGGTCGCGATCTACATCAGCAATTCCGTGCCGGAGAGATTCAGGCCCGCGATCGTAGAGGCGATGGAGATGTGGAACGACGAGGCCGGCATCCCGATATTCGAGTACGCGGGCGAGACGCCCGACGACGCGCAGGGGCGCGACGGGCTGAACGGCATCTACTGGGACGAGAATCCGAGCCCCAAGGGTTATTTCGGCGAGGCGCGCACCACGACGGTGAACAAAGACGTGATCGTGGAGTCCGACATCGTCTTCTTCGGCGATCCCGACAGCTTCGACACGCTCTCGTGCGAAGACGGGAAAGAGATCTGCAGGAGCAAGGTCATGAAGAAAGACGTGAAGACCACCGCCCTCCACGAGCTGGGACACGTGCTGGGCTTTGTCCACACCGACGGCCCGGCCGACATCATGAACCCCGATTTCCAAGCCGGCGACGTCCACTGCCGGTTCGACGCCCTGCTCATCTCGGAGCTGCAGGACGTCTACGGCCCCATCATGATCGCCGACGCGCGCTGATCCCGGACCGGCTCGAGATCAACCTCCTCAGAGACCAGAGATTCCTGTCGTCGTTCCCCTCCGCATCGTCGCCCTTGGGCGTTTCCAGGAGCATGGGCACCCGGGCGAGCCTCGGGTCGTTCATGATGAGGCGGAATCCGGCCAGCCCGATCTCGCCCTCGCCCACGTGGGTGTGGCGGTCCACGCGGCTGCCCAACTTCCCCTTGCTGTCGTTGAGGTGCATCGCCACCAGCCTCTTCATCCCGACCGCCGAATCGAACAGGCGCCACGTCTCATCGTATCCCCTCTTCGTGCGGAGTTCGTAACCTGCGGCAAAGGCGTGGCATGTGTCGAAGCAGACAGCCGCCCTCCCCTTGTCATCGATTTTGTCGATTATCGCGGCCAGCTCCTCGAAGCGGCCGCCGATGGATGCCCCCTGGCCCGCGGTCGTCTCGAGCGCGATCCCTGCCGAGAGCCGGTCCGTGTCGGCGAATGCGCGGTTCGCAGCGTCGGCTATCCTCTCGATCCCCCACTCGAGCCCCTTGCCCTTGTGCGAGCCGGGGTGGACGATCACCCACGGGATGCCGAGGAGATGGGCGCGCTCGATCTCGGCCGTCATCGCCCTGATCGATTTGGAGTAAATCGCGCGGTCCGGGGCCGCGAGGTTTATGAGGTAGCAGGCGTGCGCGACCGCTGTCTTTATCCCCTGCTCCTTCATCGCCCGCCTGAACGCCTCGGCATGGGCCGCATCGATCGGCGGGGCGCTCCACTGCTTGTTGGACCCGGTGAAGAGCTGGATCGCGGTGCAGCCGAGCGCACCCCCCGCCAGCGCCGCGTTCTCCACCCCGCCCGCTATCGAGCAGTGCACGCCGAGCAGCCTGTCCTCCCCCTTCTTTTTTATCATGCGACATGGATCGCAGAAAAAACGCGCCCCGACAAGCGCTCTCTTTTTTCTTTGCAGTGAAGCAATTTGTGCTAAGCATGCCGGCCCATGAGCCTGCTCGGGGTCATAGTCGGTCTCTCCACGGCAATCAGCTGGTCGGGCTGCGCCCTCTTCTTCACGGCGGCGTCCAAGCGCGTGGGCGTGATGTCCATGAACCACTACCGCACGCTCTTCGGCACGCTCCTTATCGCAGCCGCGCACGCGATCTTGTTCGGCAGCCTCGTCCCCGACGCTACCAGGTCGCAGGCCGGCACCCTCGTTGCAAGCGGCCTCGTCGGCGTCGTGCTCGGCGACATATTTCTCTTCAATTCATACGTGGATATCGGCCCCAGGCTCGGGCTGCTCATCTTCAATATCAATCCCTTCGTCACCGCGTTCCTGGCGAGGGGTTTTCTCGGAGAGCGCCTCTCGGAGAGGGCGTGGCTCGGGATGACCGTGACGATCGCGGGCACCCTGTGGGTCCTCTGGGAGGAGAAGGGACAGGGCAGGATATCGAGGTCGCGCCACCACGTGCGCGGCCTTGCCTTCGCAGCGCTCGCGGCCTGCTGCCAGGCGGTGGGGTTTGTTATCGCCAAGCCGGCGATCACCGGCGTCGGCGCGATAGACCCCCTGTCCGCGACCTTCATCCGGGTATCCGCGGCGCTCGTGGGATTTTTCGCCATCGGAATGGCGACAGGCCAGACCGCGAAGGTGATCGCGGACTTCAGGCACAAAAAGGCGATGCTCCAGACATTAGGCGGCGCGGTCGCGGGTCCGTTCATCGGGATCTGGCTCTCGCTCACCGCGCTCAAGCTCCTGCCCGCGGGAGTCGCGGCCACGCTCATCGCCACGATGCCCGTCGTGATACTCCCCATGGTGATGGTGGTGCACAAGGAGCGGGTCTCGTGGAAGGCCACCGTCGGCGCCGTGGTCGCGGTGCTGGGGGTCGCGATCCTGTTCAATGCATAGGCGCACTTAATCACAATAATTTCAGTAGCTTGGAATATGCGGCGATGCCCCCTCTCAGTGTTCAATTCATGGCTGGCCAATCGCTCTCCCCTGTGCTAAGCGTCGCATAAGATATGCCCATCATCCCCCTCATAATCCTCGCCGCAGTGGCGCTGCCGCTCATAATCGGCTGCGACCGCGTGAAGGAGGCGATCGAGGGGGACGAGTGCGCCCCGCGCCGAACGCCTGACGAATACACGGATTTGAGCGACGAGGCTTACCTCACCCTTCGCTCCCTCTGGCCTGAAACGACCCGGGACCGGCCGCCATGGTTCGAGAGGTGGATGAAGAGCCCTGAGGGCGTTCCAGCGGCCATGCGAAACGAGGTGGGTGCGTTCGCCCCACTCTTCGCCACCGCCTGCAGGGCCGCGGCCGCGGATGCCAGGGCGGACCCCAAAAGCACAGTGATCGACGAGTACCGCGCCGCGACCGCCGAATCCTTCCAGGCATATCTCGCCGGCGGGCAGGGGACTGCGGACCACGGCGCCCTCGTCCTCCTCGGGATGCTCGCGCCCGTTAAGGGCGGCGACGGGATGGTGATAGGGGCGATGAACGCCCTCAACATGCCGACCGAGCCGATGGGGAGACAGCGCGAGATGCGCAGCGCGCTCGGCCAGCTCGTGAAGGCCGCATTCTACTACAACGCGGCTACGAGGCGCGCGGAACCGTCCGCGCGATTCTCGATGGAGCGCAAGAGGCTGCGGCTCAAGCCGGCGGATGCGGAGTTCGTGAAGGCCAACCTCAGATCGACGCAGGAGATCCTCGGAAAGATCAATGCGAATCCGCTGACCGATCAGCAGCGCGCACTCTGCGACGCCCTGTCGCTGGCTGCGGAGAACCTCAGGAAATCGGTGGCCTCCCGGTAGCGCCATACGCTGACGGCGCAAAGCAGCTCCGTGCCGGCAATCTGTCAATCGGGCAACCCCGATCCCCCCGGCATCGGCCCTGTCCTTCTCTAAGGCATTTGCCTTGCCACCTCGGCCAGCGATTCCTTGATTATCCCCTTCGCCTCGTTCAGGTCCTCGTCGGTGTGGCGGTGCATGATGTACGAATGATGGTACGGCTGCATGAAGAGGCCGCGGCGGATCGCCTCGGTGAAGAAGATCTTTCTGCGCTCCTTGTACTTCTTCTCAGGGTCGGCCCTGAAGGTGATGTAGGGCATGGGCGGGATGCCGGAGAGCTCCGCGGCCACGCCGGAGGAGTCCACTATCTCCTTCACGTCGGCAAGAAACTTGGTGCCGCGCTCCCATATCCTGTCGCACACCTTTTCGCGCTCCAGTATCTCTATGGTCGCAAGCGCCGCGACCATCTCGAGGCTGTTGGGGAAGAAGGTGGAGGAGACGAAGACCTGGTTGTCGGCAAGGGGCTTCATGATGTCGCGGCGGCCGACGACGACGCCGATCGGATAGCCGTTGCCCATGGCCTTGCCGAAGAGGGCCAGATCCGGGGTCACGCCGTAGCG
Proteins encoded in this window:
- a CDS encoding serine/threonine protein kinase; amino-acid sequence: MDLPCRFGRYRLVEKIASGGTAEIYRAQLEAGDGFSKTVAIKRLLPSWFENGELARMLKDEARVLCLLPHQSIVQVQELGSEGGSPFIAMEFVHGIDCARLIGRLVRDRSPMPPGHALYVAEQVLMALDFAHRCADADGRPLGIVHRDVSPSNILLSWSGEVKVTDFGIAKGLHRTERTDAGQIRGKYSYMSPEQARGEPIDARSDLFAAGIVLFEMLAGRRLFSNRCEYETLQGVARAEFDLSAIDGLPPELRALITLALAKAPEGRYQSAGEMLAAVRAASRALGEIGSSLDLAAYLAELFPEEIARERSRSTFRQEGEPTRRIDSIAPHVVNFRWNAPGCAWRAVAMVALLAATTAFAPMPRAMDAAAGEAGAATGPLPAVSGQASSPPPVEGMVAIDSVPSGAAGRLMIDGAWQPIRTPFTAGGIDISNGVSGRVELSLDGHEPVSEGFFIGPESAAFVKSFRLRRSSRATISVSARPWGLVTVPGYAKRREAPLASLPVSPGEHTVEVFHPPTGRSLKGRVSLASGASARCRAIFDERASIVCR
- a CDS encoding matrixin family metalloprotease, which encodes MRRKSGYLAFLTAAALFLSVCGCNSAGPGHAEETSIRLAKNMVLKRGWSELPVAIYISNSVPERFRPAIVEAMEMWNDEAGIPIFEYAGETPDDAQGRDGLNGIYWDENPSPKGYFGEARTTTVNKDVIVESDIVFFGDPDSFDTLSCEDGKEICRSKVMKKDVKTTALHELGHVLGFVHTDGPADIMNPDFQAGDVHCRFDALLISELQDVYGPIMIADAR
- a CDS encoding deoxyribonuclease IV; translation: MIKKKGEDRLLGVHCSIAGGVENAALAGGALGCTAIQLFTGSNKQWSAPPIDAAHAEAFRRAMKEQGIKTAVAHACYLINLAAPDRAIYSKSIRAMTAEIERAHLLGIPWVIVHPGSHKGKGLEWGIERIADAANRAFADTDRLSAGIALETTAGQGASIGGRFEELAAIIDKIDDKGRAAVCFDTCHAFAAGYELRTKRGYDETWRLFDSAVGMKRLVAMHLNDSKGKLGSRVDRHTHVGEGEIGLAGFRLIMNDPRLARVPMLLETPKGDDAEGNDDRNLWSLRRLISSRSGISARRRS
- a CDS encoding DMT family transporter yields the protein MSLLGVIVGLSTAISWSGCALFFTAASKRVGVMSMNHYRTLFGTLLIAAAHAILFGSLVPDATRSQAGTLVASGLVGVVLGDIFLFNSYVDIGPRLGLLIFNINPFVTAFLARGFLGERLSERAWLGMTVTIAGTLWVLWEEKGQGRISRSRHHVRGLAFAALAACCQAVGFVIAKPAITGVGAIDPLSATFIRVSAALVGFFAIGMATGQTAKVIADFRHKKAMLQTLGGAVAGPFIGIWLSLTALKLLPAGVAATLIATMPVVILPMVMVVHKERVSWKATVGAVVAVLGVAILFNA